The Streptomyces sp. ALI-76-A nucleotide sequence CATCGTGGACGACCACCTGGAGGTCCCCTATCCCAAGGACAAGATCAAGGACGCACCCAACGTCGACGTTGACGCAGGCGGTCACCTCTCCGAGGACGAGGAGCACCGCCTGTACGAGCACTACGGCATCGACTGGGACGCTGCCTGGCAGCAGGCCAACCAGCCCGGCGCCGGCGGCTGGGCCCACACCGATACCAGCGAGACGACCGACATGCCCCGCTCCGCAGAAACCGGTGCCGGCGGCGACGACGCCATCACGCGCTCGGAGGAACGCATGCACGTCGGCGCCGAGCGCCGCGAGGCCGGCCGGGCGCGGCTGCGCAAGTACGTCGTCACCGAGGACGTACAGCAGACCGTGCCGGTACGCCGGGAGGAAGTCCGCGTCGAACGCGAGCCGATCACGGACGAAAACCGCGACGCCGCCCAGTCCGGACCCGACATCAGCGAAGCCGAACACGAGGTCACCCTCCACGAGGAACGCCCCGTGACAGAGACCGAGACGGTGCCGGTGGAGCGGGTGCGCATGACGACCGAACAACAGACGGACGAGGAGACGGTGCGCGGCCAGGTCCGCAAGGAAGAGATCGACACCGAAGGCATCGACGAAGACCGGCGCGACAGGTAGCCCAGCCCCTGCCTGCGTCGCCCGCGCGCTGCCACCCGGCGAGCGTGAAGAGGGGTCCGGCACGTCGAACCACTGCCGGACCCCCCGCCCCTGGACTTCGAGACGTTGCCCTCAGACAGCGGGCTTCAGGCAGCCGGGACGGCGTGGGCAGTCAGCACACGAACCGAAAGAGAGTCGGCCCTCATGCCCCAGGTCGAGCAGCCCCTCACAGACGCCGCCATCACAGTCCGCCAAGTCAACCACTACCAGTTCAGCTGGGTGGCCGGAGAACCCGGCCAGCGCGGCACCTTCACCCTGCAACTGGTCCTGGACGAAGGCGCCGGGGAAGAAGTCCTCACCCTCGACGCCGACGACGCCGACGTGTTGAAGGATCTGCTGGAGCACAATCACACAGTCCAATACGACGTCCCACGCAACACCCTGATGTTCGGCGTGACGCCCGCCGGCAGCTGAACCCCAGCAGCCCACCTTGCCCTCCCGAGGCCCTTGATGCAGCTCGCTCTGCCCCGGTGATGCCGTCGGCCTGGCCGGCACCGGCACGCGGGCGCGCCAGGCGTCGGCTCCGGTCGTGAGCGCCGGTCGCTGCGGTGTGAGGCAGCCCGGGGCGGGAAACCGCTGTTCATGACAGTGATCGCAGATCTACGCGCCGCGGACCACTCGCTGACCCGACGGGCCATTTCGTGGGACTCCCCCTGGGTGCGGCGGGTTCTGCCGGCGGTGGAGGAGGCTGCCGAGCACACCAAGCTGTGGTGGGCGGCGGCCGTGGTCATGGCCGCCGCCGGTGGGTGGCGCGGCCGGACGGCCGCCGTCGCGGGAGTGGGTGCGATGGGGGTGGCGCAGGTGCTGTCCAACGGGGTCGGCAAACAACTGTACGAGCGGCGCCGCCCGCCCCAGGAGTGGGTCCGGGCCGAGGATCTTGAGGACCGCCCGGACAGTTCCTCCTTTCCGTCCGGGCATACCGCCGCCGCGTTCGCATTCACCGCTGCCGTCGCACCCGTGTGGCCGGCCGCAGGCGCGCTTTGCGCGGTACCCGCGGTGATGGTGGCCGCCGAACGCGTGCACAGCGGCGCGCACTACCCCTCCGACGTGGCTGCCGGCGGCGCGATCGGCCTGGCTTCGGCCGCCCTGGTACGGGCCGCACCGCGCCTGCTGCGGCGGCACGCGATGTGACACCCTGTGACGCATCATGCGCCGCGGATCCCTCGCGTGGCTCGGCGTCGTGGGCAGCTGTCGATAATGTGACTGCTACTGGCAGTCGACGACCTCCAGCGGGCCGGAGGCGGCGAGACGGCGCACCAGCTCGAGCCGGACGGGGTCGCTCAGGGTGAAGAGGATGCTGGCCATCTCCAGCTGGGCCTGCCCCGCCTGTCCGCGTACCTGGTCCGTACGCCGATAACGCTGACCGGCTCAGG carries:
- a CDS encoding PRC and DUF2382 domain-containing protein; protein product: MITQEQIPTVLDHPVYDTDGNKIGNARHVFLDDATGQPEWVSVKTGLFGTSESFVPIGDASIVDDHLEVPYPKDKIKDAPNVDVDAGGHLSEDEEHRLYEHYGIDWDAAWQQANQPGAGGWAHTDTSETTDMPRSAETGAGGDDAITRSEERMHVGAERREAGRARLRKYVVTEDVQQTVPVRREEVRVEREPITDENRDAAQSGPDISEAEHEVTLHEERPVTETETVPVERVRMTTEQQTDEETVRGQVRKEEIDTEGIDEDRRDR
- a CDS encoding phosphatase PAP2 family protein codes for the protein MTVIADLRAADHSLTRRAISWDSPWVRRVLPAVEEAAEHTKLWWAAAVVMAAAGGWRGRTAAVAGVGAMGVAQVLSNGVGKQLYERRRPPQEWVRAEDLEDRPDSSSFPSGHTAAAFAFTAAVAPVWPAAGALCAVPAVMVAAERVHSGAHYPSDVAAGGAIGLASAALVRAAPRLLRRHAM